CAGGACTAAGCTCAATTGATATCATCGCTACATTTGCAGTATCAACTGCGCGTGTCATGAATCCGGCTTCACTTACATTCAGGCGGCATTCAGTGACTATCGCCGCAATAACATCAACTGTTTCTTTAAAAATCTCTGCATCAATTGTTGCCTTTAACATTTGTTTACCCCGTTATTCTTTCTATAAATAGATTATAGTCATAAATATAAGAAACCGTTGTTATTTTTTTATCCGCTGGATTAATATTGGTTTCTTAGAAAGCATCCGGTTTCAGAAGTATTTCTCTGGCATACAGAAAATTTCTGATTTGTAGAAAGTCACTGCAAATACAATGAAACAATACAATGAGTCCGTAACTGACTGATGTAATCTAATGAGAACTGTTGTTAAATATTAAATTTAATCCCATTTTCTGATTAATCTTATTTTTTTGAATTTATATGTAATTTAGAAATTCACACATACCAGATAATAAGAAAACCAATTATCAACATAATTAATTATCAATTAATGTGCAAAGGCTTCATAAGCGGTTTTCTTATTCAGCTTTATCCTGAATTACATCGCCCATTTGATCATTATTAATCATTATATCTGATTTTTTCGTTGTTAACAGAATTTTCTGCCGGTTATATGCTTATTATAAACTATATTATAAAGTATATAAGGATAATTTTTGCCTTTTTTAATTTTGTTTTTTTAAGATGCGTTAAACTCATAACATATATCAGATGAAAAACAGATAATTTAGTTAGCATTGAAATATCCTGTCCAAAATTATGTACAGGACATTTAATTGTTAGTACATTCAAAATTTATTTAATTCAAATTTCTTTCTTAGAATTTGAAAATTGTGGATTGGATAATAAAAGATACTAATGATTCGAATTGCATGAATAAATATCCGGATTTAGATAAGGATATAAAGATACAGCAAAAAAAAGTTTTAATTAAAGGTTAGGGAAAAAATGGGATCTCAGTGGGGCGCAGACAGGTATTACCAAAAATCCAGACGTGAAGGGTACAGGTCACGTGCGGCTTATAAAATTCTTGATATTCAAAACAAATTCAACATTATCAGGTCTGATGATAATATTGTTGATTTGGGAGCGGCTCCCGGAAGCTGGTCACAGGCACTTCGTGATATGACTGACGGGCAGGTAATTGCAGTTGATCTAAATCCAATTGTGCCAATTGAAAATGTCATAACAATAAAAGGTGATTTTACAACTGAAAAGGTTCAGTCACAAATTCTGTCACATGTTGATTTAGTAAATGTTGTTGTATGCGATGCATCTCCAAAACTGTCAGGTCAAAAAGCATATGATCAGGCAAGAGCAATAGGGCTTTGTGAACAGGCCCTTCATTTTGCATGCCTTATTTTGAAACCCGGAGGGAATTTTGTTATTAAATCTTTCCAGGGTGAAATGTTTAAGGAGCTTTTGGACGAGGCAAGAGAGAATTTTTATGCAGTAAAAGTTTACAGATCAAAGGCTACCAGAAGAGGGAGTACTGAAGCATATATAGTTGCTAGAAATTTTAAGGGATTTTCAAATGTTTCTGACAGACAGTTATAACCGACCGGTAACTAATCTTCGAATCAGTTTAACAGCAAGATGCAACCTTAAATGTAAATACTGCCACAGGGAAGGCGAAGTATCTCCAAAAGATGAGATGAGTCTTGATGATATTTCTGAGATTCTTAAAACTGCGGCAAAATTCAATATGAATAGCGTAAAACTTACCGGTGGAGAGCCTACAATGCGAAAAGACATTGTTGACATAATCCACAGTGTCCCAAAGTCAATGGAGGCATCCATGACAACAAATGGAACTCTTCTTGCACCAATTGCACAGGATTTAAAGGATGCAGGACTTTCAAGAGTTAATATCAGCATTGACAGCTTAAACAGGGAAAAGTATAAAGAAATTTCAGGTCTTGATTATCTTCCTCGTGTTTTAGATGGAATCGATGCTGCGATTGATGCCAATCTTACTCCTGTTAAACTAAACGTTGTACTTCTCAAGGACTTTAATGAGAATGAAATTGAGGATTTTATCTCCTATGCAGGTAAGAAAAAAGATGTTATTCTGCAGTTTATTGAACTGATGGATCTTAATTCTGATGAAAAAAAATCTCAAATTCACTCTCTTGAGGAAGATCTTGAAAAAAGAGCCAAAACAATTATTACAAGAAGAATGCACCACAGAAAGAAATACTGTATTGAAGGAGCTGAGGTGGAAATAGTTCGCCCTATGCATAATAATGAATTTTGTGCTTTCTGCAACAGATTAAGAGTGACATCTGACGGTGAGTTAAAGCCATGTCTGTTAAGGCATGACAATCACATAAACATTAAAGGAAAAAGAGGTGCTGAACTTGAATCTCTTTTTGAGCTCGCAGTAAGTAAAAGAGAACCTTTTTTTAAATAAATTTCAAAAAAATGTAATTTTTGTTCTTCTAAGATTTTCTTTATAAAAAACATTCATGAAATTATCATTTTAGGTACGGTTTCATCCTAAATTTGCCACATCTCTCAAATTCATTATATTGTGCAAGAATTAAATTTGACAGTTCCAGGAATTTTTGAAAATGTTACCAAAAATAGCATCATTCTGGGCTTAAATTCTAAATGACTTTGGCATTATAAAAATAAAATTGATGTTTTGCATGCAAATATGTCCCAACTGTCAAATTCAATAACGATTATTTTTGACATTTTTGGGAATAATGCACTTCAAAAGAGCAAGTGGCAAAGTCAGGTTTCATGTAAGTTACGAAATAATTTTCATGTAAATATTTATAGAAAAATGTAATCATTTAATTTTCATGTCAGAATTCTTTAATGCTAATTTGCAAATATTTTTTTGTATACTGGTTTAATACCTTATCATGCTACATGAAAAAAATGAATACTATCCAGTTATTGACAGATTATATTCAAAATCACTTGTTCTTGAATCGGTCGGAGATTTTAACCCCGTTTTTTACTTTTATTTTATGGACACTTTGGCTCATATAGATTATTCGGTATCAATTCTTGCATATAATTTCCACAACATTAGAAATAAAATGAATATGGAATATATGCGTTGGAGAATTGATGAAGAGCAAAAAGGCGAAAGAACACTTTTCCCGGAATTTATTAACTGGCTCAAAGAAAATAACCCTGAAAAATTCAATTCACTTCCATATTTATGGAGAGCAATTTATGACAAGTCAAACCCAGCGGGATACAGAAGTTTTAGAATTGCTATTAATCCTGACAGCAATCAGCCAACACCGGTTTCATCATTTAATCAATGGATTGAGGAATTCTTTGACCAAAAATTTATAAAAAGTATCTATAAAGGCGGATCATTAGATATATTATATACAGAATTTCTGGCAAACAGAAATGGATAAAAAAAAATCATGAAACAACAGTTTCATGCATTTTTATCATATAATTCAGAAATTGAGTTTCAAACAATTGAATTTCACAGATAAAATCAAAAAAAATGATTCATACAGATGAATGTCTCTAAAATATGCTCAGAACTTGTCAGGCTGAAAAGTGAAAATCCTCCGGGAATTACTAAGGGTACTGCACAATATATCGGAGATATTTTAAAATCACTTGATATCTCTTTTAAATTTACAGATGACGGAAACGGCAGATGCAATATTTATACAGATTATCCTGATAAACCTCTTCTTTTAATGGGCCATCTGGATGTTGTTCCTGTATTAAATGACGGATGGGATAAAGATCCTTTTTCTGGTGAGATTTCATCAGGTTATGTCTATGGAAGAGGATCAACTGATATGAAAGGTGGATGTGCGGCATTAATTTCCGCAGTTTACCAACATTTAAAAAACAGTTATGAATTGCCATGCAACCTCTGTTTTGTATGTGATGAAGAAAATGGGGGTAATGCCGGGATAAAACATCTTCTTTCTAAGAATGTTTATAAGCCCTGTGACTGCATAATTGCCGAGCCAACGCCGTATCTGAATCCTGCAATCGGACAAAAAGGTCTTTTAAGAGCAGATATCGAAGTAAAAGGTGAACCTGCTCATGGCTCGCTTTATCCGGCAGTCGGTGTAAGTGCTGTTATGAAATCAGTCGATCTTTTACATTTCATTCAGAGAATGCATGAACGAGAATATGTAAATGATAAAAAACTGGATGAAATTATAAAAAAATCATCTTCTGTTTTAGCAGAAATTTTTAATATCCAAAATCCTGAGAAGGTTTTAAGAAGAATTACCTTCAATCCGGGAAAAATATGCGGTGGCGAAGAGATTAATATTGTTGCTCAAAAATGCAGGGTTAATCTTGAAATGAGGATCCCCTGGGGATGCAGTGCATATGATATATTTGATGAAATATCTAAGAAAGAATCTTCTGCTGAAATTAAACCTCTGGAGATATGTAATCCAGGTCTGACGGAGCCAAATGAAAAAATTGTAAAAACGGCCTGTAGAAATATCAAAAAAGTATATAAAAAAGATTCATTTCCAATTCTTCAATGGGCGGCAAGTGATGCCAGATATTTAAGAGAGAAAAGTTTTAGAGTTATTGAATACGGTCCTGGAGATTTAAAAACAATTCATGGAATAAATGAAAAAGTGTCGATAAAAAACCTGAATAAATCTGTTGAAATTTATGCAGGAATCTTGAAGGATTATGACTCATAAAAGTTCAGTTCCTAAAAAAACGTCCATGAAATTATATTTCATGCTAACTGTTTCATGTAAGTTACGAAGTAACTTTCATGTAAAACCCGCATGATGAGCTTTTTTTATCACACAAAAAGCGATGAAAATCTATCAGGAATTTTGACTTTCATAGCACACAAAATCATGATTTTCATTAAACACTGCATGGAAAAATTTGTTTCATTAACGTTTTTTGGAAAATCATCGAAAAGTATTTATGTTAACAGTGTTAATTAGGTAGTATGTCAACAGTTAACAGCGTTAACAAGATCAGACTTCCGCCTTCAGCTAAAGTAGTACTTAGCATTCTTGAAGATGGAAAAGCAAAGACGTTTAAGGATATGACTGATGAAGCGGAGATAGCACCAAGAACAATCAGATATGCACTAAAGCGCCTGAAGGAGAGCGGACTCATAATCGAAAAGTTCAATTTCAGAGATGCCAGACAGGTATTATATCAGAAGAATACAATTACAAAATCTGATAAAACTCCGGAAATGGCATCAACATGAGATCTCATTTATGCGATATTACAAGATGTGATGAAATAGCGCGACTTTACCTTCCCCAGGTTAGAGCTGAATTAGTCTACAGGCTTGTTACAACCAGAGGAATTCCACAGGCAAGAGTTGCCAGATGGATGGGAATAACAAGAGCCGCAGTATCACAGTACATAAGCAGAAAAAGAGGTTTTGGAGATATTAATATTTCACAGGATTTAGATGATATTATTGAGGCCTGGGCAGAGGGCATTATAACCGGAGAAGGCTCTGTAACTATCTGTGATCTTTGCAATTGTATTAATAATACAAACAATCTGGATAATAATCTCAAAAATAACGATAATATGACAAATACAATCTAAAAAATAATCTAAAGAAATTCTTTTCTATGAAAACGTCCATGAAATTATATTTCATGCAATGGTTTCATGTAAGTTACGAAGTAACTTTCATGTAAGATTTATAAGATTAACTAATTTAATAATTTATTATATTTTTAGTCATATTAAATTGTTTTTATTTATTTTATTTAATCGTATTTATCTTAATTTTAATTCTTTATTTAGAGAAAATTTTGAGAGTTAATTCTAATGAAATTCAGATGATATTTAGATGAATTTCCCGTCGGTCTGAGTTGGAAGCACCAGATCATAAAATCTTTTCTCAAAATAATTGTCAGTCATCCCTGAGATAAAATCACAGACTATTTTTTCCGGAGATTCTTCTTTTAGATATGAATGTTTTCTTTTAAGATATTCAGCCTTAAGAAAATGCTGATATACAGGAGAATTTTGATTGTTATTATTCAGATCATCAAGATACTGTTCAAAAAGAACAGAATACATATTTGCAATTTTTCCTTTCTGACAGGTAAGTTTGGGATTTTCATAAATATTTTTGTAGTTAAATTCTTTTAAAGCTGATAAAGCTTCAAATGCATCTTTGCTATATGAAAAAACTCCTTTTTTGGGATCACTGTTTTGTAATAAATTCATTATCAGACTGTTTACAATATCTCGATTACTGTTTCCAAGAACTTCTAATGAATTTAGAGGATATTCTATATTATTATCAATTAGTCCAACTTCTTTTGCATCTTGTATATCTCTGCCTATGTATGCAATGGTGTCAGCAAGTCTTACAATACAGCCCTCTGCAGTCATTGGATAAATGTGACAGTTTCTTTCTGCCTGTCTTATTTTTTTGTCAAATTCATCCCAGTTGTCATATACCAGGGGTTTTAAATAACGATCGTTTACCTCACCATTGTGAGAAAGTATTCCATCAAGAACCTGTATTGTAAGATCAGTATCCTCAATATTATCCAAAAGCCTCACACTTTGGACATTATGCATAAAATTTCCGATATTGTGCTTTGGACATAATAAAGAAAGTTCTTTTTCGCCTGTATGTCCATATGGGGGATGCCCGATGTCATGACCCAATGAAATTGCCTCGATTAAATCTTCGTTTAAATGAAGCGCTCTTCCTATTGTCCTTGCAATTTTAGAAACAATCTGGACATGAAGAGAACGGTGAGTTATGTGATCGTTTTTAACAAAATAAAATACCTGAGTTTTATCAATATATCGTGCAAATGCGTGAGAATGAATTATTCTGTCAGAATCACGGGAAAATTCTGATCTAATATTTGACTGATATGTATTTTTGCGCCTTTTTGCATTCTTATCTGGTGTTGCATAAGACGAATAAAGCGTTTCAAGACTCTTAATATAGTCTCTGTACATTTCTGACATCAAAAATCCCGTATGAAAATAATTGCTCTTTAGTAATATGAAGATGTCTATTAACTCTTAAAACAGGCTATAAACCTAAATCTTTTAATTAATGCCGACCATCCGCACTAAAAATCCACACATTTCACAATATTCGACCGCAAGATCCTTGTACTTTGAGGGAATAACTTATAATATGCCCTTCATTGACGGTTTTGATGACGAATCAATCCTTTCCGTTGGCCATCTTGGCATCGTAGCCGGAGCCTACGACTCTCTTGGTATCGCGAATATAATCGACAATGCAATACCCAAGACCCGAAACCATAATCTCACCCATTCTCAGGCCGTGAAAGCTATGGTGATCAATGGTCTTGGATTCATCGAACGCCGTCTTTATCTTTTTCCGGAATTTTTTGATGATATTGCCGTTGAAAGACTATTTGGGGAGGGAATTTCCCGAGAACAGATAAATGATGATGTATTAGGCAGAACACTGGATGCTATTGCAGAATATGGTCCAACTGAGTTATTCAACGATATCGTAGCAAATTGCCTTATTCCAACAGAATATGGCTCGCATTGCATTCACGTCGATACCACTAACTTTAGTGTGACAGGCGAATACGAATCCGATTTCAACACAGAAGGAATTCAGATTACCTACGGTCATCCGAAGGATGGCCGATGGGATCTCAAGCGTTTTGTCCTTGGCATGGCATCAAATCAGCATGGTGTACCATTATTTCTCCAGACTTTTTCCGGGAATGAATCGGATAAAGAGACACTCCGAATCATTATTGAAAAACTTCAGAACAGTCTCAAATCAGGCGAAAAAATCTATCATGTAGCTGATGCTGCATTTTATACCGAAAAAAATCTCCAGACTTTAGGTCAGCACACTTTCTGGATTAGTCGTGTACCGGTTATCATTAAAGAGGCTAAGGAACTGGTCAAATCAGATTGTCAGTTCATACCGTGCGATGATAATCGCTATTCATATAGTGAATCTTTCAGTGAATATGCAGGAATCAGACAGAAATGGGTGATGTACCATTCAAAACCAATGCATGAACAACAGAGTAAAACGTTTGATAAGAATCTGGTAAAAGAACTGGAAAAAGCCAAAACATCTCTTCGAAAAGTCTGTGCACAGGAATATGCATGTGAACCTGACGCACGCATTGCAGCAGAGAAATGGTTAGAAAAAAATCATAAGTATCAGTTTAGCGAGCTTGAAATTCTCATGATTCAAAGGAAAGAAGAGAAAAAACGAGGTAGACCAAAAGCCGGTGAACCATTAGTTAATTCATATAAGATTACTGCTGATATCGAATACAATGACAGCGTAGTCGAGCAGGAACGCCAAAATCTTGGACGTTTTGTTCTGGCAACGAATGACACTGAGATGTCTGCCGATGAATTGCTCAGGAATTATAAAGCTCAAGGAACAGTTGAGAGAGGATTTAGGTTCCTGAAAGACAAGTCGTTCCGGGTTGCTGAGGTCTATTTAAAGAAAAATTCGCGGATTCAGGCTTTGGCTATGATCATGGTATTGTGTCTTTTTATTTACTCTATGACTGAGTTTCGGCTGAGAAAGATGCTGGTACAGTCTGGTGAAACAGTCACCAGCCAGACAAAAAAGCAGACACAAAGACCGGCATTGAAATGGACATTTTTCCTGTTCAGGAGGGTGAGGGAGTTCTCATTTGTTGAGGGTGATAAAAGAATAAAACGAATTACAAATCTGAATGATGAATTGAAAAAGATATTGCGGTTATTGGGGGGAGAGTATGAAAAATACTATTGTTGAAGAAATACCTGCGGAAAGTCGGTTAATGGCAATTTTAACATATTATTTTTCTTTCAGCAGATTTCATTCCTGTAAATCCCTGCTTTAAGTCTCTATTATCTCATGACAAAATTGATACCTTTATCTTAATTAATTTTGAATATTTAATCATAAATTTTGTATTTTTACAAATATAGGAGTTATTAAATGAGTGAGAATAAACCAGCGTCAGAATGTGATGGAAACTGCAAAGGATGTGCATCTGCAAACAGTTGTACAGATCCAAAAAAGACTGGATCAGGACTCCCTCCAAAAGTCGAGATGGATGTAAAACATGTGATTTTAGTCTTAAGCGGCAAAGGAGGAGTAGGCAAAAGTACTGTTGCAACAAATCTTGCAATGTCACTTGCAAACAAAGGATATAAAACAGGTATTGCCGATGTCGATATTCATGGCCCGAACATCCCAAAGATGCTTGGAATAGAAGATGAAAAACTTACGTCTATGGACGGAAAGAAGATAGATCCTGTAATGGTTATGGGCAACCTCGGTGTTGTTTCAATGGCGTTTCTGCTTCCTGATACTTCCAGTCCTGTAATCTGGAGGGGAGCTATGAAAAATACAGCAATTAAACAGTTCCTTGAAGATGTAAACTGGGGATCGCTTGACTTTTTAGTAGTAGATCTCCCACCAGGAACCGGTGATGAGGCATTATCTGTTGTTCAGATGGCCCCTAATATCTCCGGCGCGGTTATTGTTACAACACCACAGGATGTTGCAGTTCTTGATTCTTCCAAATCTGTTAAATTCATAGAAAAACTTGATGTCAAAGTTCTTGGAATCATTGAGAACATGAGTGGTTTAATATGCCCTCACTGTGGAGAAAAAGTAGATCTCTTTGGTTCAGGCGGTGGAGAAAAAGCTGCAAAGGAATTGAATGTCCCATATCTTGGAGCAATTCCATTAGATCCTGATATGAGAAAAGCAGGGGATGAAGGAAAACCATTCATTGTCCGCCGTGACGGAACAGAACAGAACAAAGTTACATGGCAGCATGTTGATGATGTTATGGAAAATATTCTTAAAGAAATAAAAGAAGATTAAATTCTTTTTTTCCATGAAAACATCCATGAATGTATATTTCATGTAAATAATTTCATGAACGTTTTCAGGGTAAACCATAAAAACTAAAATTAGTGTAAAAAAGAACAAATTTTTAAAAAATATATGATCTTTTCATAAAATCACATTGTGATTTAAATGATACTTTAGCATGAAAACATGTATTTCATGCACTTTTTTGGCAAATTATACCCAGCCGCGAATTTTCATTGCTTCAACAACACGCTTTACTGCAACAACATATGCAGCCTGTCGCATGTTGATCCTGAATTCTTTTGATGCTGCAAGTACTTCATGGTAGGATTTGGTCATTGCTTTGTCGAGTTTTGCATAAACGTCATCAAGAGTCCAGTAATGCATGTACATATTCTGAACCATCTCATAATATGAAACTGTTACTCCTCCTGCATTGCAAAGGAAATCCGGAATTACATGAACACCATTCTTAGCAAGAATTTCATCTCCCCCTGGTGTTGTCGGACCATTTGCTAGTTCACAGATGATTTTAGCTTTTATTGTTTCTGCAACTTTTGCATTGATTGCTCCTTCATCAGGTGCTGCAGCAACAATGATGTCAACCGGAAGGGCTAAAACATCATCGTTTGTAAGAACATCAAGTCCTTTGTATTTGATAACTGAGCGTGTATTCTTCTTGTGTTCAGCTAATGCCGCAATGTCTAGTCCGTTTGCGTCATAGACACCGCCTTTTGAATCAGTTACTGCAACAATCTTTGATCCAAACATCTCTTCTGCAAGTGTTGCAGCAAATGTTCCTGCATTTCCAAATCCAAGAATTGCAATGGTTGCCTTTGAGAGATCAATGTTTAATTCCTTTGCTGCCTCACGGAGTGTGTACATACCACCCTTTGCAGTTGCATCACTTCTTCCAAGTGAACCACCGACTAATAATGGCTTTCCGGTAAGAAGGCCAAACTGGTTTTTCCCCTGAATAGTTGAGTATTCATCCATCATCCATGCCATAATCTGGCCATCGGTGTAGACATCAGGTGCAGGAACATCTGTATCAGGACCGAGGTTTTTCCAGATTGCTCTAATATACCCGCGGCTTAAACGTTCAAGCTCGCCTTTTGACATCTCTTTTGGATTGCATATGATGCCACCCTTTCCGCCTCCAAGAGGAAGACCTAAAACTGATGCTTTCCAGGTCATCCATGCCGCAAGTGCACGTACTGTGTCGATTGTCTCTTCAGGATGGTAGCGGATACCACCTTTGTATGGACCAAGTGCATTGTTGTACTGCACACGGAATCCCTGAAACACACGTGTTGTACCGTTATCCATTTTTACAGGAATAGATACCTGAATCTGTCTCTGCGGCTGCATCAGGAGTTCAACAACGCTCTCCTCAAGATTAAGAATTTTAGCACAGTCTAAAAGCTGTTGCTGAGCCATTTCGAATGGGTTAACCTTTGACATATTTTTGCTTCCTGTCACAGTAGTCCGTTATAATCAATATTTATAGACTACGTTTGACAGAAAATATTTGTCTTCACATATATAAATTATATAGGAATCAGATTTCTGATACATATTCTGGGAGATAAATTAACTGATCTTTTAAAAAACACAAAATGAGATTTAAATTTCAATAAAATTAAGATTTTTAGTTTTTTCAGATGGTTCTAAAAATACAGCATCAATCAAAAATAAAAAACATTTTTCAAATGCGCGAAAAAAAGGTTAATTTAATTTGTGTAATATACTTACTATAAAATATTTATTTCATATAGATACTCAAATCTTTCAATTTGCTGTTTTGGGCAATATTTATTGTAAGAGGCGTAAGACTCTCGACAATACATGCAACATCCAGTTTTCCGGCATCAACCGGCTGAAGCTTTGAGATTTCAGATACAAATTCCATTACCTTCTTTTTTGCCTCAGCATCATCACTTGTAACTGCAACAGTGTAATCCAAAATTACATCTAGTTTAGCCCATTTTCGTGCCGCGATATTATTAAATGCGGTTACAAGTCTTGCAGATTCAGGAAGCATTTTCTTAATCGCAAGTGCCGCAGATCCTTCATCCGGCGGGCAGTACATGAAACATCCGTCTTTTCTTTCCATAGGATTGACAGGAGAGATTACAATTTTGTTCTCGAAATATTCCGGATTTATTCCTGCAAGAGTTGAAGCTACATGTTGAAATGGAAGTGAGATTACAACCAGTTCAGCCTCTTTTACAGCATCTTCATTTGTAGTTCCGCGGCAGTTTCCTGTAATTCCGCGTTCTTTTAAAATATCTATAATTTTTTCTGCCGTCTCTACTGCTTTTGCAGGATCGCGTGAACCAAGTATTATTTCATGCCTGTCAGATACGCGAAGTGCAATTCCTTCGCCTATATCTCCGGTACCACCAATAATTCCAATTTTCATTTATAAAACACCCATTATTTCCTAGTAATTAGTTTCCATGAAACATGTAATAAATATTGTGAATGGATAAAAGGAATAAAAAAATCAGCAAATTTCAATTAAATTTTAAAAATATGAAAAAATATCGGGCAAATGAGTTTAAAAATGATTGATAATAACATATTGGATATCTTATTTTATGCATTGTGTATGTATACCGCTATAATATATTTCTGAAAAACATAGATTATTACAACAATTATGTTTCTGCCGACAACAAAAGAAGATTTGAAAAAAAGAGGATGGGATTCATGCGATGTT
The genomic region above belongs to Methanomicrobium antiquum and contains:
- a CDS encoding MarR family transcriptional regulator; the protein is MSTVNSVNKIRLPPSAKVVLSILEDGKAKTFKDMTDEAEIAPRTIRYALKRLKESGLIIEKFNFRDARQVLYQKNTITKSDKTPEMAST
- a CDS encoding IS1634 family transposase; translation: MPFIDGFDDESILSVGHLGIVAGAYDSLGIANIIDNAIPKTRNHNLTHSQAVKAMVINGLGFIERRLYLFPEFFDDIAVERLFGEGISREQINDDVLGRTLDAIAEYGPTELFNDIVANCLIPTEYGSHCIHVDTTNFSVTGEYESDFNTEGIQITYGHPKDGRWDLKRFVLGMASNQHGVPLFLQTFSGNESDKETLRIIIEKLQNSLKSGEKIYHVADAAFYTEKNLQTLGQHTFWISRVPVIIKEAKELVKSDCQFIPCDDNRYSYSESFSEYAGIRQKWVMYHSKPMHEQQSKTFDKNLVKELEKAKTSLRKVCAQEYACEPDARIAAEKWLEKNHKYQFSELEILMIQRKEEKKRGRPKAGEPLVNSYKITADIEYNDSVVEQERQNLGRFVLATNDTEMSADELLRNYKAQGTVERGFRFLKDKSFRVAEVYLKKNSRIQALAMIMVLCLFIYSMTEFRLRKMLVQSGETVTSQTKKQTQRPALKWTFFLFRRVREFSFVEGDKRIKRITNLNDELKKILRLLGGEYEKYYC
- the moaA gene encoding GTP 3',8-cyclase MoaA; its protein translation is MFLTDSYNRPVTNLRISLTARCNLKCKYCHREGEVSPKDEMSLDDISEILKTAAKFNMNSVKLTGGEPTMRKDIVDIIHSVPKSMEASMTTNGTLLAPIAQDLKDAGLSRVNISIDSLNREKYKEISGLDYLPRVLDGIDAAIDANLTPVKLNVVLLKDFNENEIEDFISYAGKKKDVILQFIELMDLNSDEKKSQIHSLEEDLEKRAKTIITRRMHHRKKYCIEGAEVEIVRPMHNNEFCAFCNRLRVTSDGELKPCLLRHDNHINIKGKRGAELESLFELAVSKREPFFK
- a CDS encoding RlmE family RNA methyltransferase; this encodes MGSQWGADRYYQKSRREGYRSRAAYKILDIQNKFNIIRSDDNIVDLGAAPGSWSQALRDMTDGQVIAVDLNPIVPIENVITIKGDFTTEKVQSQILSHVDLVNVVVCDASPKLSGQKAYDQARAIGLCEQALHFACLILKPGGNFVIKSFQGEMFKELLDEARENFYAVKVYRSKATRRGSTEAYIVARNFKGFSNVSDRQL
- a CDS encoding Glu/Leu/Phe/Val family dehydrogenase encodes the protein MSKVNPFEMAQQQLLDCAKILNLEESVVELLMQPQRQIQVSIPVKMDNGTTRVFQGFRVQYNNALGPYKGGIRYHPEETIDTVRALAAWMTWKASVLGLPLGGGKGGIICNPKEMSKGELERLSRGYIRAIWKNLGPDTDVPAPDVYTDGQIMAWMMDEYSTIQGKNQFGLLTGKPLLVGGSLGRSDATAKGGMYTLREAAKELNIDLSKATIAILGFGNAGTFAATLAEEMFGSKIVAVTDSKGGVYDANGLDIAALAEHKKNTRSVIKYKGLDVLTNDDVLALPVDIIVAAAPDEGAINAKVAETIKAKIICELANGPTTPGGDEILAKNGVHVIPDFLCNAGGVTVSYYEMVQNMYMHYWTLDDVYAKLDKAMTKSYHEVLAASKEFRINMRQAAYVVAVKRVVEAMKIRGWV
- a CDS encoding Mrp/NBP35 family ATP-binding protein, producing MSENKPASECDGNCKGCASANSCTDPKKTGSGLPPKVEMDVKHVILVLSGKGGVGKSTVATNLAMSLANKGYKTGIADVDIHGPNIPKMLGIEDEKLTSMDGKKIDPVMVMGNLGVVSMAFLLPDTSSPVIWRGAMKNTAIKQFLEDVNWGSLDFLVVDLPPGTGDEALSVVQMAPNISGAVIVTTPQDVAVLDSSKSVKFIEKLDVKVLGIIENMSGLICPHCGEKVDLFGSGGGEKAAKELNVPYLGAIPLDPDMRKAGDEGKPFIVRRDGTEQNKVTWQHVDDVMENILKEIKED
- a CDS encoding deoxyguanosinetriphosphate triphosphohydrolase family protein, whose product is MYRDYIKSLETLYSSYATPDKNAKRRKNTYQSNIRSEFSRDSDRIIHSHAFARYIDKTQVFYFVKNDHITHRSLHVQIVSKIARTIGRALHLNEDLIEAISLGHDIGHPPYGHTGEKELSLLCPKHNIGNFMHNVQSVRLLDNIEDTDLTIQVLDGILSHNGEVNDRYLKPLVYDNWDEFDKKIRQAERNCHIYPMTAEGCIVRLADTIAYIGRDIQDAKEVGLIDNNIEYPLNSLEVLGNSNRDIVNSLIMNLLQNSDPKKGVFSYSKDAFEALSALKEFNYKNIYENPKLTCQKGKIANMYSVLFEQYLDDLNNNNQNSPVYQHFLKAEYLKRKHSYLKEESPEKIVCDFISGMTDNYFEKRFYDLVLPTQTDGKFI
- a CDS encoding transcriptional regulator → MRSHLCDITRCDEIARLYLPQVRAELVYRLVTTRGIPQARVARWMGITRAAVSQYISRKRGFGDINISQDLDDIIEAWAEGIITGEGSVTICDLCNCINNTNNLDNNLKNNDNMTNTI
- a CDS encoding M20/M25/M40 family metallo-hydrolase — protein: MNVSKICSELVRLKSENPPGITKGTAQYIGDILKSLDISFKFTDDGNGRCNIYTDYPDKPLLLMGHLDVVPVLNDGWDKDPFSGEISSGYVYGRGSTDMKGGCAALISAVYQHLKNSYELPCNLCFVCDEENGGNAGIKHLLSKNVYKPCDCIIAEPTPYLNPAIGQKGLLRADIEVKGEPAHGSLYPAVGVSAVMKSVDLLHFIQRMHEREYVNDKKLDEIIKKSSSVLAEIFNIQNPEKVLRRITFNPGKICGGEEINIVAQKCRVNLEMRIPWGCSAYDIFDEISKKESSAEIKPLEICNPGLTEPNEKIVKTACRNIKKVYKKDSFPILQWAASDARYLREKSFRVIEYGPGDLKTIHGINEKVSIKNLNKSVEIYAGILKDYDS